One region of Desulfobulbaceae bacterium genomic DNA includes:
- the amt gene encoding ammonium transporter, with the protein MSKNKISKHVLPIAMLLVSLPVAAVAGEEAAAEISGAVANYVVNNTWMLVATFLVFIMHLGFACLETGLTRAKNTVNILFKNTGIIAIGLLTYAILGFNLMYPGEFSMGGFFGFAGFGIAAPAGDAGGIAYADGAYTYWTDFIFQAMFAATAATIVSGAVAERIKLHSFLIFSTIYVAFIYPWVGSWKWGGGWLDAKGFYDFAGSTLVHSVGGWAALAGVLFLGPRLGKYVKGQIKPILGHNMPLATIGAFLLWLGWFGFNGGSVLSADPTLVSLVFVTTSLAAAAGIVSAMVVSWLMQKKPDLTMALNGSLAGLVGITAGADVVSVMSSIIIGLIAGALVVVSVIAIDRIKIDDPVGALSVHLVCGIWGTLAVGIFSPAHSFTTQLIGVIAYGVTCFIAASAIFLAIKAIFGLRVDEEEELIGLDMGEHGMEAYAGFEIKRNI; encoded by the coding sequence ATGTCTAAAAACAAAATATCTAAACATGTTCTGCCCATTGCAATGCTTTTGGTATCCTTACCTGTTGCAGCAGTTGCCGGCGAAGAGGCAGCCGCAGAGATCAGCGGTGCAGTTGCTAATTATGTTGTCAATAACACCTGGATGCTGGTAGCCACATTTTTGGTATTCATAATGCACCTTGGTTTTGCTTGCCTAGAAACAGGGTTAACCAGAGCTAAAAACACAGTAAATATTCTCTTCAAAAACACCGGCATAATCGCCATTGGCCTACTAACCTATGCCATACTGGGCTTCAACCTCATGTACCCTGGTGAATTTTCCATGGGTGGATTCTTTGGATTTGCCGGTTTCGGCATAGCTGCCCCCGCCGGTGATGCGGGTGGTATTGCCTATGCTGATGGCGCCTACACTTACTGGACCGACTTCATATTCCAGGCAATGTTTGCAGCAACCGCAGCAACTATTGTATCAGGTGCAGTTGCAGAACGTATCAAACTCCATAGCTTTTTAATTTTCTCAACAATCTATGTCGCTTTTATATACCCATGGGTTGGTAGTTGGAAGTGGGGTGGCGGCTGGCTGGACGCGAAAGGCTTTTATGATTTTGCTGGATCAACACTGGTTCACTCTGTCGGAGGTTGGGCTGCATTAGCTGGAGTTCTATTTCTTGGGCCTCGCCTTGGCAAATACGTCAAAGGTCAAATCAAACCTATACTTGGCCACAATATGCCACTGGCAACTATTGGCGCTTTTCTACTCTGGCTTGGCTGGTTTGGTTTTAATGGCGGTTCTGTACTTTCCGCTGACCCTACCCTCGTATCTTTAGTATTTGTTACCACAAGCTTAGCTGCTGCTGCAGGTATCGTTTCAGCCATGGTTGTTTCCTGGCTCATGCAGAAAAAGCCTGATCTTACCATGGCCTTAAACGGCTCTCTGGCTGGCCTTGTTGGAATCACAGCCGGTGCTGACGTAGTCAGTGTAATGAGTTCAATTATTATAGGATTGATCGCCGGAGCTCTAGTTGTTGTTTCTGTTATCGCCATTGATCGAATTAAAATTGACGATCCGGTTGGTGCTCTCTCCGTTCATCTGGTTTGCGGCATCTGGGGCACCCTGGCAGTTGGGATATTCAGTCCCGCACATTCATTTACGACACAGCTAATTGGTGTCATTGCTTATGGTGTTACTTGTTTTATTGCGGCCTCTGCTATTTTCCTAGCCATCAAGGCAATTTT
- a CDS encoding P-II family nitrogen regulator, giving the protein MKKIEAIIKPFKLDALKEALAELNIAGMTMSEVKGFGRQKGHTEVYRGAEYVVDFLPKVKVEIVVTEDMVDKVVEAIIGSVKTGKIGDGKIFVLPVEEVCRIRTGEKGNEAI; this is encoded by the coding sequence ATGAAAAAAATTGAAGCAATCATCAAACCGTTCAAGCTGGATGCACTGAAAGAAGCGCTTGCTGAGCTCAACATAGCCGGCATGACAATGTCTGAAGTCAAGGGTTTTGGCAGACAAAAAGGCCACACAGAAGTTTATCGAGGCGCTGAGTATGTTGTTGACTTTTTGCCAAAAGTCAAAGTCGAAATAGTTGTTACTGAAGACATGGTAGACAAAGTTGTCGAGGCAATAATTGGAAGCGTTAAGACCGGCAAGATTGGCGATGGGAAAATTTTCGTACTTCCAGTTGAAGAAGTCTGCAGGATTCGTACGGGCGAAAAAGGAAACGAGGCGATCTAG